The Catenulispora sp. MAP5-51 DNA segment GAAGCCCCGCACGTCGCGGGCCTTGCCCACCACCGCCGCCAGGAACACCAGGCCGACCAGGACTCGGGCCGCCGAGGTCACCAGGTCCACGCCACACCGCCGTTCCGTCGCCGATCATGCCTTGAGCTCACGGCACGGTATGCCGGGGGCGTACACGCCGGATACAGGCGGGATACTTCCTCGGTATCAGGGTTCGGGCATAGTTGCCTGCCATGAAGAAGAACCGCATCATCGCCCTGCTCGCCGCCGTCGCGGCCGTGACCTCCGTGTCCGCCAGCGGCGAGGCGCTCGCCACCTCGGGGTCCGCACTGGCGTCCGACCCGTCGCAGACCACCGCGACGCTGGTCGCCAAGGTGGCCGACCCCCAGCCCGGCCCCTTCGGCGCGAGCCTGGAGGGCGCGGCCTTCGACGGCAAGGGCACGTTCTACTTCGTCGACACCACCGCCGCCACCGGCCAGCCCATGCTGATGACGATGGATCTGGCCACGGACCAGGTCAGCACGCTGTACAAGAACGCGCCGGGCCAGAACACGATGCTGAACTGCATCGGCTTCGCCCCCGACGGCGTCATGTACCTGTGCGACCTGCGGGGCCGGATCGCCACGTTCAACCCGGCCACGCAGCAGCTGAAGACCGTCCTGGACCGGGTCGGCGGCCAGCCCGTCGTCCCGGACGACCTGACGATCGCCCCGAACGGCGACATGTACATCGCCGACTACAAGGGCACCCCCGCCGCGCCGACCGGCCGCGTCCTGCTGCGCCCGGCGACCGGCAAGCCGAGCGTGGCCGCCGGCGGGCTGGCGCATCCCAACGGGATCGTGCTCACCGGGAAGCTGGACGGGGTGTGGGTCGACGAGGACCTGGCCGGGCGGCTCGACCACATCGGTCCCGGATTCTCCTCGCCGGCCTCGACGACCCTGGAGAACGTCGTGCACACCGTGGCATACCTCGGGCTCGGCGCCTCCGACTTCACCGACTCGCTGACCATCGACGGCGCCGGGAACATC contains these protein-coding regions:
- a CDS encoding SMP-30/gluconolactonase/LRE family protein; the protein is MKKNRIIALLAAVAAVTSVSASGEALATSGSALASDPSQTTATLVAKVADPQPGPFGASLEGAAFDGKGTFYFVDTTAATGQPMLMTMDLATDQVSTLYKNAPGQNTMLNCIGFAPDGVMYLCDLRGRIATFNPATQQLKTVLDRVGGQPVVPDDLTIAPNGDMYIADYKGTPAAPTGRVLLRPATGKPSVAAGGLAHPNGIVLTGKLDGVWVDEDLAGRLDHIGPGFSSPASTTLENVVHTVAYLGLGASDFTDSLTIDGAGNIYMAVYGGSEVLEFDPNGVQIGRVVVPGDAPNVTHVAIQPGTQNAYVTASGKDGGYIYRFTALAAAPANTPNGG